The sequence GCAGAAGGGCATGGCCATGGCCAAGCCGGTGAAATTCGGGGTCAAGGCGGGCAAGGAGAAGACGGACCTGCTCGCCACCCTGAAAGAGACCCAGGTCCTGGGGCAGCCGGCCTGGCAGACCACCTTCGCCCTCAAAAAGCCGGGCATCTACGCCTTCTACTTTGACCCGCAGCCCTATTGGGAGCCGGCGGAGAACAAGTTCATCATCCACCAGACCAAGACCTACGTGGCCGCCTTCGGGGCGGAGGAGGGCTGGGACGCCGAGGTGGGCCTGAAGGCCGAGATCATCCCGCTGACCCGGCCCTTCGGCCTCTATGCCGGCAATGTCTTTCAGGGCCAGGTGAAGTTCAAAGGCAAGCCCCTGCCGGACGCCGACGTGGAGGTGGAGTTCTGGAACGAAGGCGGCAAGGTCAAGGCGCCCAATGACTACTTCGTGGCCCAGGTGGTGAAGACCGACAAAAACGGCGTCTTCACCTTCTCGCCGCCGGCGGCGGGCTGGTGGGGCTTTGCCGCCCTCACCACTGAAAAGCAGGCCATCCCCGGCAAGGATGGCAAAAAGCAGGATGCCGAATACGGCGCGGTGCTGTGGGTGCAATTCCACCCCTGGCCGGGGAAGTGAGGAACGAGAGGGGAGGGCCGGGGGCCTGAAGGCCTCCGGCCAATGTGCAAACCCCCTTCCACTTATCATTTGAGGGGTTGGGGGAGAGGGGGAGGGGGCCGCTGCCACTTGGCCCCCTCTCCCGCTCTCTGCCAAAGATTGCCAAGGACCGCCGCCTCGGATATAAGGGAAACAGCCACATCATCTCTTTGCCGGGGGCGGCCATGAAAGCCATCTGGAAGGGCTACCTCAAAGTCAGCCTGGTCACCATCCCCGTCCGCCTCTATCACGCCTTAAGCCCCAAGACCCTGAGCTTTGAGCTCCTGCATCGGGACTGCGGCACCAAGATCGTGCAGCAGCGCTACTGCCCCCACTGTCACAAGGTGTTGGCCGCCGAGGAGCTCATCCGGGGCTACCGCTACGGCAAGGATCTCTATGTCACCGTCACCGACGAGGATCTGGAGCGGGCCAAGGCCGCGGCCAGCGACGTCATGGAGATCCTGCAGTTCGTGGACGAGCGGGAGATTCACCCCCTCTTTTACGCCGACGCCCACTACCTGGTGCCCGACGGCCAAGCCGGCACCGAGGCCTTTGCCCTGCTGCACCGGGCCCTCATCGACGCCAAAAAGGCGGCCCTGGCCAAAGCGGTGCTCCGCCAGCGCCAGCATCTCTTTGCGGTGCGGCCCTACCAGGGGGCCCTCATCGCCTTCACCCTGCATTATCCCGAGGAGGTGGTGGCGGTGGAGCGCCTGGAGGAGGCCGGGGAGGTCCTCAAGGTGGCGGTGGACCAGAAAGGCCTGGCCCTGGCCCGCACCCTCATCGAGGCCCTCTCCGGCCCCTTTGCCCCGGAAAAATACCCGGATGAGTATAGCCACACCCTGATGCAGCTCATCCAGGCCAAGGCCGCGGGGGAGGAATTCAAGGT is a genomic window of Desulfobaccales bacterium containing:
- a CDS encoding DUF4198 domain-containing protein, translated to MLILPLAGTAQAHFGLILPDKAMVTQEDKPELALTLAFCHPFEQKGMAMAKPVKFGVKAGKEKTDLLATLKETQVLGQPAWQTTFALKKPGIYAFYFDPQPYWEPAENKFIIHQTKTYVAAFGAEEGWDAEVGLKAEIIPLTRPFGLYAGNVFQGQVKFKGKPLPDADVEVEFWNEGGKVKAPNDYFVAQVVKTDKNGVFTFSPPAAGWWGFAALTTEKQAIPGKDGKKQDAEYGAVLWVQFHPWPGK
- a CDS encoding Ku protein; translated protein: MKAIWKGYLKVSLVTIPVRLYHALSPKTLSFELLHRDCGTKIVQQRYCPHCHKVLAAEELIRGYRYGKDLYVTVTDEDLERAKAAASDVMEILQFVDEREIHPLFYADAHYLVPDGQAGTEAFALLHRALIDAKKAALAKAVLRQRQHLFAVRPYQGALIAFTLHYPEEVVAVERLEEAGEVLKVAVDQKGLALARTLIEALSGPFAPEKYPDEYSHTLMQLIQAKAAGEEFKVAPSPEPQKVINLMEALARSVAQAAPQAKAAPKAKKAGKGGG